The Larus michahellis chromosome 8, bLarMic1.1, whole genome shotgun sequence nucleotide sequence CCCATATACTAACACCTTCCCAGCGCCTGTTCAGAGGCTGCCAATAGTACTGCATAGTCAGATGCCGCCTCAGATGACCACAGGCCTTATGAGCCACCCTCACTTACCGCATGTGGCCAGAGGTCTTTGTGGATCAGTACCTGGAGCCAGAGGCAATCAGGCCCAGGCAGCGATGAAGGTTGAACGAGAAAAAAAGGTTAGTATTTGAACAGCAGCGCTGTTAACACCAGGTCAGTCTTGACAGCTTGCACGGCAGGAATGCAGGAAAGATGTTAAGAATGGCGTCTTAACTAAAATGCCTCTGGACCCAAAGCCAGTAGCTGGGCCTTTAACAGCTGAACACAGCCTTTctctaagtcctttttttttttttttttttttttaataaggactCAAGACTGAAAAATCGGTAGGGAGCTTCCTTTCTCAAGTGGTCTTGCAGTCGGTGATTGTAGAGCTGCCACTGCTGTCGAAGGCAATCTGACAGCTAGGTGTCGAGAGCCTGGACTTTTTGAATGAGTCAAGCAGCCTACAAACCTGGCTGTTAGCTGTCGTTGCACATCTTCCTCCCCGGCTCTGAGCCACAGTGTGAACCCTCATGTTCCTGCCAGCCTCGCTCCTTGGTGAACCTGGAGATTCATTTCCCAGTGGTTTGAAACGCCTGTGATGGCTCTTTGTGGTAGAATGCGGTAACACGGTACGCTCCCCAGAAGAGATGGCTGCGCTTCAGTAGCAGGAGATGAGAGTCCTCTAACGTGTTAAAGCACTTTGGGACCCTTCAGGATAAGGCAAACTCTTCTTACCAAGGCAGGGACTGCAGTACAGGGCATCTGCGTAGGGACATCGTTCTACGCTGAGCCTGTTCTCTGCAGAATAAGCTGGTTGTACAGATAGGTGGTACTGAGCACCTCCTTCATCTGCCGTCATTCACCATAACCCATGCACTGAgcaaaagaaagtgcttttcCTTGTGATTTCTGGTTGTAGCAGAATTGTTTACCCCTTAAGTTCTAGATATTTGGTCTGTTTAGTTTTCTACCACTAGCTTATGCTAGCTGTAGACTTACCAGCTGATGCTTAGCGTATTGTCTTCAGTCTGTGTTATGAATTGAATCTAGCCGGTCATAGCAAGTACAAATATGCAGTCCTGGGTTTCAGAATCTCCTTACAAACACTGTTCAGAAGAATGTGAGTGATTCTGTCACGCTTGGTTACTCGTGATCAAGCCATTCAGCCTTCTAGCCTTAACCTCAGGGGATGGCTGAAATCTGTGCAAAAGATTCCAGGTGTCCATCTGGCTCCAGTAAAGTGAGACTGTTGTTGCAGTCCTGCACACCACAGTTCGTAGCTTTGTTTTCTATTCTGTTCCTGGTTGAGTTACTTGGAGGAACTACACAGTACTAAAGCCAAGACCTCTTGTTCAGGCATTTGCTGTTTTGTCTCTCTCCCCTGTTGTGTTGTTCCCGTGTACCCACACACAGCCCCCAGcctcattttctgtaaaaaaagcataaaatacttGGAGAGGTACATGGAGGCTTAGTGTCTGTATTGTAGTTGGGATTCCTTGAGTAAGACAgacctttttaattttaaaaaaggtgttTGACTGCATTGGGCTTGATGCTGCTGCTTCCAAAAGATTGAACTCTTAATGTGACTCCCGCTTTGACTGAATTTGGACTTGGAAGGCCAAGTGCTCAGTCTGAAGCACCTGGTCTGCCCCAGGCTTCACTGGCGAATTTCAAGTGCAGTGTAAAACTAACTGAAACACGCAGGCACAAAGGCTGAATTTCCCCGGTGCAAGACAAGGTTACAGGTAGGATTCAGAGGAGGGATTCAAAGGAAGCCAGGCAGGAGTTTGTGCTTCTTGGAATGAGCCCCTGCTTTGAGTGGGAAGCAAATAAGGCTTCAGCTTACATAGAACACAACCTTGAACTGGGTTCACTTGCATTGCCATTGCAGACTCTGATGTCTGGACAAGAGGGGGGGCAGAAACTGGGTGCTCAGGCTACATTCTGCTTCTGTGATACAGCCCTTGCGCTCAAGAAGTCCGGATCACGACGCAGGAGAAACGAGAGCCAGTGTGGCCCTTGGTGCCGACAGTGCTTGCGTAGCTGGGGTAGTGTCGGGTGCAGGCAGCGTGCAGGCACGCAGGCCTTCGGGTCGTGTCTGGCTCTCACCGAGGAGCGAAGCTTCAGTCTGAGCCTTCTGTAGGTGGCGTGTTTGCTCTCTGAGCTCTGCAATAATCGTGGCATAAAAAGATGTTGGGTGATGCTTGAAACTGTCGTCCTTGATCCTGTTTCCCGGGGTGAGGATTAGGAAGAGCAAAGGGAAGCCTGGGCATGATGTTGAACTGCTACCGAGGAGCTGAGCACCCAGATGTGGTGACACCTGGGGAGCAACTGGACGGAGACTGCCTTTCTAGGAAAGTCTGGCCCCTGCGGTCAGTCCTTCCTCTTTCGTTTTGGAAATACTTTAGTGAAGTCACTCTTATTCCAATGCCCTCTCTTCAGTGaacatattttctccctttcttaaggcaaagcagagagcagaggtaCTTCAGTCCACCCAGAGATTCTTTTctgagcagcaacagcagcagagcaaacCCATAGGAGGCAAAGCGCAGAAAGTGGAGGAGAACGGGAGCAAACCCGCCGAGGCGATTGCTGACTCTTCGGGAGTCTGCCAGGACAAAACTGAGGAAAAGCCTACCCCTGCGCCTGCCACCGCGACAAAACCTGTTAGAACTGGACCAATCAAACCTCAGGCAATCAAAACCGAAGAAACAAAATCTTAAAGGCTGCGTTTCCGtggaggtgggggaaggaggggagggcgGGTGAGATTTACAGCAGCATGAATTTGTAGCCCGAAGGACAAGACGCAACGGTCTTCTCTCCCTGCGGGGCTCAGCGTAAAGGGACACGGAAGCTATCAGCAGTTAGGGATGCGAACTGCTGCGTATCCAGCTGAGCTTCTAGGCTCTTTGGGCTTGTATCTTCTCTAACAGCATGAAGGCTGCTTTTGGTGTGTGCACGTTCTACGCGTGTGCGCGTGTTGTGGCTTGCACACCTGTATGCTTctccaagtggggaaaaaataaattgagaaataGCAATGTCGGGGAAGAAGGTGGTCGGGGAGGGATGTTCCTAGCTGACAAGATGAATACTCTTATTTTCTTCAGGCTCTGATCTTTAGCTGCTATTTATCTTTTTATAAACCCATGAGTATGAGAACGTGCAGATCTGAAGCTGGTGCTGGGCCAAGTAATGTGTGTTAAGTTTTTAGTGACTTAAGAAGCTTCTATCTTGTAATAAGCCGAGGGATTCGTGTAGCTGGCAAAATTACCTTTGCTGTGTGACACCTAACCTAACGCGGCACAGAGAGTAACGCCGATGATGATGAATTTCCCTCTGAAGGCAGTGCttttgctggctgctgctttttgggtGACGATATACTGTATTTAGATCACCGTCTGAAAACGCTACTTGGCCACCCGTGTTCTCTGCACCCGCTCCCCCCTCAGCCGTTCACCTCAGGAGTTGAAAGGTTCGTTGCATCAATAGTCGAAATTTGTTCCGTTCACCTCTGTCCCGCTATCTTTATATGATGCCGAGTGATCTTTAAACGGTTTCCAGCTTATGTCTGTATACAGCAACGAGCACTTAGAACCGTGCCACGAGAATAAAAGAAACCTTACTGGATTAAAGAGAGTTTTATCTCAAAAGGTGCATTCTTTATATCAGAGCTGCGTCGCACCACCTCCTTGCCCACAGTGTGCTGGAAAGTAGAATCAAGtcaaataaatgcctttttaattgtATCCTCTAGTATTATAGCTGTAGGACAGTACTGTATGATACTTCTGTGAATGTAAGATATCCTGTACCTGCTTATGATATGTAGTAGTGACTGTGCTATACTGGAGctgtttttaataatgttattctagaggtttttttccagacaatgattgaaaaaagctaataaaaagcACCAGGTACCACATCAGTAGCAGaatttgctggtttttttctgggattttttttttctacctttttttttttttttttggaaggaagagtGAGTTGAAAGTCTAATGTGTATAATTTTGTTCAAATGACTGCAGAAGCTGGAAAGGCTGTTGCTGCTATTGATGCCTAGTGAATCGCTATTGgttatctttttatataaatatatatataatttgaattttttggAAACTTTAGCTGTGATGTCAACTTTGGAAAAAAGTATCCCACTTGTAGTGTGAGTTGGCATTGTACAGAAATTAACAGCCATATTGGTCTAGAAAtgttaaacttaattttttttccatttgtacagGGGTAACGCACTGTATTAAATATGTACGGTCTTATTTACATGGGTTTGATTACAAAAACTAATAAAGTATTCTCTAAATAAAGCTTCCGGGTAATCTCATGATTAGCGCAACGCTGCAGGAGGCGAGGAGAGCACCTGAACATCGTGTGCCGAATGAAGAGTGTGTCTTACAGCTTGGGAAAACAgacttctaaaggaaaaaaaaaaaaccacgcttTGAAACGGCTTATTTTTGTTTCCCCCATGGCACTTTTGCTCGTTCTCCAGCAAAGGTCTCACAGGATGTGGCTTCCCTCCAGGAGGAGCTAGCTGGTTGCGTTTGCAGGACGTGACATCTCCGGCGTGTTGGAGCCTTGTGTTTGCATCCCTAGGGAAGAGCCGCTCGTCGGAGGAGACCGGGATGAACCCAGCCCCTCACTCTCATTCAGTGGGTGACTGCGGGCGCCGGCGGCTGCACAGGGCCCCTCTTAAAAGCGAGAGGTTTCCTGCAGGGGGGAGCAGGAGTCAGTCCCCAGTCCAGCCTTCCCAAGGAAGCAGGAGCCTTCTTCCTTCTTGCGCTGCTCCTCAGCTGTTCCCAGCTCACTGCAGGCGACACGTTCAAATCACGCGATTACTGATACTGAGCCCAAACAAGGGGCTGAGCATCCTCCAGCCCTTCAGTTGTGCGGGTGAAGGTGAAGcgctggaacgggctgcccagagaggtggtggaatcaccttctctggagataattccaaacccccctggacatgttcctgtccTCCCccctctaggtgaccctgctttggcggCGGGCTTGGACTAGATAATTTCCAAAGGTCCTGACCATTCCATGATCCATACATCCCTgggctccctgccctggggctggggggttaTGGAGAGGCGGGATGTTGTCAGCTGCCCACCAGAGGGAACTCTGAAACACCAGTTTGGTCTCTGAGAAGGAATTCCTTCCTTGGGAGAAGGTGCTGGCCTGTGTTACACCTCCAGGGGACGCAACGGAAGGAAAGTCAGGGTGGGAGTCCTACGGATCTGCCTTTGGTCAGGGGTCGGAGCAAGACCTGCCTGCGCTTGGCTGGGCGGGAAGCGGTTTGGGGGCAccagaggagctggagctggttCTTTTCGGGGGGGTTTCTAGTAAAACTGGCAATACGGAGTAAATAAAGGTGCTGTAACAAACGGGGCGATGGGCAGAAGTTACCTCCCAGTGGGTAACGCCACAGGTAAACCACCTTTTGTCCAGGAGCCGCACGTGCGGCTCCAGCAAACACTgggagaggaggatggaggtgggggCACGGGGTGAAGGTGGTTGGAACTATAAACGTGCCATAAAAAGAGACGGTTTCAATGGTAACGGGGCTACGCTGGTGTTTCCCGCTTTTGAGGCTGTCTTGGTTCATCTCAGAAGAACACCCTAAAAATGGGAAATCGTTCACGGGACAATTCTGTTTTTAAGGAAATGCTGCTGAAAGGATTAATCTTAAATTCTCCCACCAAGCCGCTGGAAAAGTCAGACGGATTTCCCCACGCTCGGCTGTGGGAATATACCAAGCTTTTGGCTGTTTCTCGCACCGAGCAGAACAAGGATAATATTTCTGCGGAAacttaattaaaagcaaatgctCGAGCATTTATTTAGTGCAAACGAATAACCTGATTTTGATGTGTGccccccccaaaacagcccctgactcccacccccccccttccccacgcTGCCTTTGGGGCCAGGTTGAGCTTTCAGTCACCGCCCCCAGTTCATTGAATATTTTTAGGACATTTAACCAGATAACTTGCTTCTGGCCAGTAATGCTGGAgtagcttttgctttttttaatttgagtgGGATTTGGTGCGTAATCTCTTTTCTAGGACTCTGGTCATCACAAATAATTGTGCTGAACCTCCCGTAAATTAGGGAATTATTTTGTTAGGGgaattcacacttttttttttctttttttttttttttaatttttccttaacaGTGTTCAGTCTGCAAAAAGACCGTGACTTTTCTCAAGGGCAAGAGCAGAAGGGCATTAATGTGTGTTGGGGCCGGATCCAGCAACAGCCCCCCTCGGCTTTGGGGTGGCTTCTTGCTGGGATGCGGAAGGGGAGGGAGGCTCCGGGCTTGTTTTGCAAAGCCTGTTAAGCAAGGCTGTGTATTCAGTGCTGTTCGGCTCCAGCCCGGCTCTCTGGAAATCCTGTGTATGTTGgcttgtcttcatttttatttttattttttttttagtcaattAAGCGATGGACTTCCCATCCTGAAAAGAccctggtgctggcagggagcCGGGAGGCGGGAATGGCTGGGGCTGTCTGCCCTCGCTGTCTCTCCTTCACTGAGACGCTTttggtgctgctgctccccagggacctcGGAATAATCCTTCCCTTTCATGCTGGGGCTCAGCCTGTGCCTCGGGGGAAGCTCTGGCCTCGCCTCCCCTCCTCTTTTGGGACAGAAATGCCACTTTCCCATCCTCCATGGgtgggtgtctgtgtgtctgGGGGAGTGGCTGCTTGCCAGACTGcccctggctggggctgctgcctgcctccctcttcccagctcctGGGTGACCCCCCCACAGCTGCCTTCACCCCCTGCTTCACTGCCCTGCCTCTTGCCCTGGCGTTTGTCTTGTTAATCTGCAACCGGGGCCCGGACAACTGCCCCTCCCGGGTGGGTTTTCGCTGTGGGGCcaaggctgctccccagggcaggaCCACGCACCCATGTTTTCTGAGGTTGGGAGAACCCAAAGTGCACCACAAATTTATCACCAGCAGCTGTGGTTGGTCGCAGACGGTGCCCTCTCCCCCCGGCTAGGACCGGAGCACCCACGTCAGGGCAGCCCTGCTGCaaagggggcagccggggggccAGCAGAGCCTTTGCCCCAGGTAGTGGGGGGCTGCTGTGCTGCACTGTGGCAGCCGCATCACCAGCCTGGGGGCCACCTTCATTTGTGCTGGCTCAGGAtgagcatcccagccccacgccgtGGGTGAGAAAGGCTCTTCAGCCTCCTGCCTCGATGTGCTGGGGTCCCACCAGGTCGGTCCCCCACGGGATGTGTGCCATCCCGcaccctccccagcccatcccagtgGTATGGACCCTCCCCGGTTCCCCCCAACGGGACAGCCCTCACGGTGGAGGAGAGTGTGCTGCCTGTGGCCAGcaccccctgccttcccccggcCACCCCCTTGGCTCCTGCTCTTCTAGAACAGGGTCAGTTCCCGGCTCTGAGCAGTGCCACCCCCTCGGTGAGCAGCCAAACGCCCCGGCACTGCAAAGGGGACGCTGCCTCTGTCCCCCCATCCCACACTGGCCCCCGGGACCAACAAGCCCAGCACGCAAccctgcctcctgcagctcctggatCGTTCCCATTCGGCAAATCTCTGGGGTTTAGCGCTGAAGCTTTGACTTTTATTCCGGTTCGATGTTGTGGGTGTGTTGCAGCCCCCCTTCACGCTAAAAGAAGGTCAGCCCTGCCAGCAGCCGCCTCCCACACATGGCATTTTCCTGGCCAAAGCgctcctcctgcccagcacctTCAACCCGTTGGTGCATCGAGCGGGACACCAGCGCTTCACGCCCCCTCCAGGCTCCAGCCCACCAAACCCCCAGGAAAACCCAGGCTTGGAAAGATGAGGCGCAAGGCAGCGGCCGGCGGTGGGCAACGTTTATTGGGCTGGGATCCTGCGCATCCCCCGGGGGATGCGGCCGCTGCTGCTCCCCCATCTGCCCCCGAcaccaggggagggaggggaaaagcctCCTACAGCCTTTTTACAATAAATAGTTAAAACGGCAGGTTTTGGCCTGGCACGGGGAGCGCTGCAGGCCAGGGGGGACCATAGCTGCCACCGAGTTGGTGGCCAGGCACGGCTGTAAAGccgagaggggctgggggcatcgAGGGGCCGCTCCCTGTGGGATGCTGTGCCAGCACACCTCACAACTGCCctcttggcttcttttttttttttttttccccaataaaacAAGGCTGGGGCAACGAGTATCCATATTCCCCGCTGCTTTTGATCCTGCCGGATGATTTTTGGAGGCAGCTGAGCTCCGGGATGCCCCCAGGCACCAGCAGCATGGGATGCAGTGGGGCTTGTGGGCTCTGGTGGTGGGTGAACGCTGCTCTTCTCCGCAAGGCTGGCCCAAGATGGGCAGGTCTCCCCAAAACTGCTGCTGCCGGGGGGAGTctggggggcagcagcagtgctcaTGCTCAGCCAGAGCCTGGAAACACAAACCCCAGCCTCACGGAGGGGATCGCTGCTTGCAGTCagggaaaaagtttattttttttttaggtgggaGCTCCAGGGCAGCCTCTCCCCATCTCTGCCACCCGGCCTTTGCTGCGCCCGAGCCCTCCCTGCTCCGAACTGGGGGTGGCCAGGCTGGGATGTGCTGCAGGTGCTCCCAGAGGGTGCtggagcagctcagggctgggTACCGCTGTGGCCCGCCCAAAACCTGCCGAGGCCAGAGAAAGGCCTTTCACTGTCTCAGCCAGGCTCTAGAAAAAGCACTTAATTTCCCTCGGCTGCATCGAGCATGACAGGATGTTGCCGGAGGTGCCAACACTGGGGGGCCCCACCATGGCACGGCTGGGCAGCATGTGGCCCCCACCATCGCCTGGGGCTGCCCGAGCCGGCGCTCCCGGCTGTGCCGGGGGGAGCTGGGAAGCGAAGCGGGGGGCCGACGCGCATGGGGGTCGTGGGGCCTGAGCCATGGCATGGCCCCGGCTCAGGCCCGGGAGAGGCGGACGGGGTAGGTGACCATGTTGAAGCTGTCCCAGGCGAAGAGCTGCCGCTCGGCGGGGTTGTAGTCCACCATGCTGAGGTAGCGGAAGCGGTTCTCAAAGGGGATGCTGAGGGCCCGGCTGGTGCTGGTGGCCGTGTCGTAGGCGAAGTTGACGGTGGCATTGGGTGCCGAGTAACTGCTGACGGTGTAGAGGGTGCCGCAGATGACAAAGGAGTTGGCCACCCCCCGCTTGCGGATGTTGGTCTCCCAGGTCCGCTGGATCTCCAGCGTCTCAGGGTCCAGCTTGGAGAGGACAATCGCCCCCCTGGCCTTCTCGGTGCTGTAGATCACCCAGAGCCCCGTCTCGTCCACAGCCAGGTCGATATCGGTGTAGCCCCCCCAGGAGTAGGGGTACTGCCCGTGGAAGCCGGCGCCGGGGATCTCCCTCTCGGCCGTGACGGTCTCTCCCCGCAGGTCGTAGCGGGCCACggcgcgggagcggcggggctggAAGAAGAGCCCGCCACGGTAGATGACAGCCCCCGTGCTCTCCAGGGGCCGCGGCAGGATGTGCACCTTGGCAGGGTAGCCCCGGGCCAGCTGCTCGGGCGCCTCGTACTGGAAGAGCTGTCGGACCTCCGTGCCCACTGTGTCCACGCGCCAGGTGGTCTCCCGCGTGAAGGGGGGCACAGGCTCGGGGTCCTTCATCCACACGCCGTACTTGCCGGCAATGGAGTCTGCCCGGCCGAAGACGATGGGCTCCCCCACCCACACCAGCTCGCCACAGCCTGCTCGGggacaggagggagagagaaaggggttACTGCTCGGCGGCGGCACCCGGCGAGCCCCTCGGGGGGGGGCCAAGCGGTATTAGTGAGCAGCAGAGCATGGGGATGGCCGGCCATGCCGGTGGCAGTACCCGAGTCCTCGCTCCCCGGGCGGCCGAGCGCGGTCTCCTCCAGCAGCCGGGATGCGGGAACCTCCGTCCTCTCCGACTGCAGCTCCTGGTAGGCGAGGGGCTGCGGGTCCCAGCGGGGGGCTGCGGTGGGGCCAGGTGCAGCGTGAGCAGGGGCCGAGCCAGCCTCCCTCACCGCTGCACCTGCCTGCCCTCGCCATCCTGGGGGGCTCCATGCCGGACCGTTGCCCCCCAAAATACCAACACCTCGGTCAGGAGCCCGGTGCCCCATCCCGCTGCGGCAGGGCACATCTGCGACCTGCTGATGGGGACCTCACTGTGTGGCCGCTGATGCTGTTGCCCCCCAGGTGTGGGGTTTAATGCTCCTTGGGGGAAACCCGCAATCCCCCCGGATTAGCCTGGTCCCCTGCGTCCCCCCTCTGCTGCAGGGCGGATGGTGGGATGAGGAGGgcaccagctgccagccctgacacagggatggggagggggctcagTGCAACGGGCTGTGACCCCCGGTCGGGCTGAGCCCCACAGCAGGTGAGCACCCCACTGGGGTGCCCGAGAGCCGGGGCAGCCGTGGGTGCACCACACTGGGGGGGGATGCAGCAAAGGGACTTGACCAGCACCCGGGGAAGATGCGGtggcagggagctggtggaggggaTGCACCGGGGGTCGCAACCCCGGCACCTACCTTTGCCGGGGGCGCGCAGGGCATCGCGGCCAGGCCCCTCTCCgccgggggggcagcgggtgGCCCGCAGCCGGGCGATCTCCTGGGCGCTGCTCTCCAGCCgcctccccagctcctctttcTCCCGCTCCAGCcgccccttctcctcctccagccgggACTTGGCCCGCAGCAGCTCACCGTAGGCGGCTTCCAGGCGAGCGgccggggctgggtgctgggggtcccgcACCCCCCCTGCCTCGGCTCCCCGCGGCCCcgagccccccgcgccccgctcccggcTCTCCAGCCGGCTCAGGCGGGCGGCCAGCGCGGCCAGCTCGGCCCGCAGCTCCGGCACGCCGCCGCCATCGGGGCAACCGGCCTCCACGGGGCTGGCTACCGTGAAGGAGTAGGTGCAACGCCCGGTGCTGTCATCGCCGCGCCGCAGAAAGGCTGTCTCGGCGCGGCTGCCCAGGGCCAGCGCcccccagagcagcagc carries:
- the MYOC gene encoding myocilin — its product is MAGAWLLLWGALALGSRAETAFLRRGDDSTGRCTYSFTVASPVEAGCPDGGGVPELRAELAALAARLSRLESRERGAGGSGPRGAEAGGVRDPQHPAPAARLEAAYGELLRAKSRLEEEKGRLEREKEELGRRLESSAQEIARLRATRCPPGGEGPGRDALRAPGKAPRWDPQPLAYQELQSERTEVPASRLLEETALGRPGSEDSGCGELVWVGEPIVFGRADSIAGKYGVWMKDPEPVPPFTRETTWRVDTVGTEVRQLFQYEAPEQLARGYPAKVHILPRPLESTGAVIYRGGLFFQPRRSRAVARYDLRGETVTAEREIPGAGFHGQYPYSWGGYTDIDLAVDETGLWVIYSTEKARGAIVLSKLDPETLEIQRTWETNIRKRGVANSFVICGTLYTVSSYSAPNATVNFAYDTATSTSRALSIPFENRFRYLSMVDYNPAERQLFAWDSFNMVTYPVRLSRA